The Vigna unguiculata cultivar IT97K-499-35 unplaced genomic scaffold, ASM411807v1 contig_513, whole genome shotgun sequence region TAACCCTTTTCTTCATTAAGTACTTTATCTTTACAACTTTTTATAATTCATCTACATTGAGGACTAACCatgtaattatttcatttatttaaattagagaaTTTAGAGAAATTGTACGAAGACAGTTAAGAAGTCGTACACGATCATCCTCTATGATAGATAAGAGGGTTCATAGAGAATTTGTGGAATGGTTTTCTCGTCGGGTATGTCTAATTTACATtcttaaatttgataatattaaagATATCCAATTATGttgatcatatttttattttttattttagataaaaaatgaCTTAAATGGATCTTACTCAGATGATTTAAAGCTCTTAGCTATGGGTCCAATTGATTGTGCAAAGCGTTACAATGCTTACAATGTTAATGGCTTCAAGTTTCGTACATTAGAGAGAGATGATGGacttaaaacacaaaatagtgGAATATTTGGTACTTTTGTGACAAGGAGCTATGCAAGTAGCATTGACAATCAAATGCAATTTGGGGGTGTGCCTTATTATGGAAAATTGGTAGACATAATTGAGATCAACTATAATGGTCGATTCTCTGTTACTTGTATGTGGGCTAATACAACTACTTCTAGAGGGATTATAACAGATGACTTGGGATTTAGATTAGTAAACTTTAGACGTTTAATACACATTggtgataatgatgatgacgaACCATACATTCAGGCTGCAGAAGCTCAAATGGTTTATTATGTAGTGGATGAATTAGATAAAAATTGGAGCATTCCTGTGCATCTAATGCCACAAGACTTATATGACATTGGTGGAGATAATGATGTCACTTTCCATGAATGTGAACCatttgaacaacaaaatttggaaaCTTTATTTCCAGATGGAGAAGGGAATATACCATTAACAAGGTCATACTGAAATTGAACATTTCTATActagtttttgtttaaattatcaTCCATATTACTTATACATGCATTATATTAGgtaatcataatttaatgaatGTGAATTGACTTGTAttaatgttattgtttataGAATTCCTgatgatgaagaaaatataCATGAAGAAGACTAATGGCAAAGTTTCAGCCCCTACCCAAAATAGAAGTGGCCAACCATCATCTATAATGTGCTCACCTGCGTCTCATCCATCTTGCCCAAGTAAGTTGACTAAGTTTCACCACGGGTTTCACCTATAGTAAGAATTGAAAAGTTTCACCTACTCATACTCCAGGGCCTAGTAATCCACCTCAACTTCCGTTTTCGCCACAGTCCAGCATAACACCTCAATTTGCATCTCAATTTGGTATGATGGTTATATTTCCATGTTAAAAAGTATCTTACTTTTTTCGTGTATTAATCTAATTATTATGCAGCACGTCACATGAATTCCCATCCtataaagaataataatgagCAATCTCCACCCCCACCTCACATGAATTCAATGCTTTCAACATCTAAATCTAGTAAGATGTCTCATTTGCATATCATTTTGGTACTTTTAAATTTCAtgtattatctatttatttagtGACTTGAGTTAATTTGTAGAATGTTTGAAGAAGAGGTTGTTCTCCACTACCAAGACCAATTCCGCacgtgaatttgaatttgaatttattaatcAACCTAGAAATGAGTTTGTGCATGATTCTACATCTAAACCAACACCAAGGTTACACTCTAATAGTGAAGGGGAAGAAAATGTGGATATTGAGATGCAAAGTAATCAATCAAAGCATGTATCACGTAAAAGGTCATGGCTTGTTAATGTCATTGGTAAGattgttaatttattgatttttatgtgTAATTGTCCAAGCCATATAGTATTTGTGTTTTATGTTTGTCTTAAACTAACAATATATTTcacatatattttgatatatgatgAAGGCACACAAGTTAGAAAACAATTAACATTGAATGATGTTTGGTTTTTATCTCCTAGTGAAAGGATTCTTGTGAAATGGAATAGTGACAACCAACCAATTGATGATAGTGGAGCATTGTTGAATAGGTTTTTAGGTCGTGTTGTAAGAAATGTTAATGCCTTTCCAATCAGCTATCAAAGTTGGAGGAAGATTCCCAATGAATACAAAGAAGATATACTTAAGAAAACCATTCAAGTAAttgacctataatttttttatatgtttttattcttgttATATTGCAATAGTTGTTAAACTAGTTGTGTTATAATTTTGAAGGCCAAGTTTCTAGTGGAATCTAATGCTCATGTGACATATATCTTGAAATCACTTAACATAAAATGGAGTGAGTATAGACAACAACTATGGCaacaaaaagatgatggaacACGTAATAGAGATGAAATCATTACAATGTGTGCAGAAGGAATGAATAGAGACCAATGGGCTTCTTTTGTTGACTACCATTTAAATTCAAGGACAAAGGTAATAACAACtatcttttctattcttttaagTGTTACTTTACTTATTTTGAGTAATTTTCTACATATATGCTTAGGAAATTGCCCAAAAAAATAAGGATAATAGAAAGAAGCAAACAGTTCCTCACACAGGTGGATCGAAGAGCATTGCACGGAAGAAGGATGAGATGGTAACTTTATTCTTCAATCATTTTTGTTATATCATATATGATTCATGATTTTCTTAAGTTTTCTAGGAGCAAGAGCTTGGTCACAAAGTTAGTAGGGGAGAAGTTTGGATAGCAACACATAAACATGCTAATGGGGAATTTGTTAATGATGGAGCAAAAGAGATTGGAGTAAGCATAagttttctaaagaaaaataatgaatcaaATTGAATGTTACCTTCATTGAtaacattttgtattatttgtagGAAAAAATTAAAGCATATGAGACAAATACATCTTCCCTTTCGCAAGATATATCAATTGAAGATTCACTAGCTCATGTTTTGGGAAGTAAAGAACATTGTGGTCATGTTCGAGGAATGGGATTGGGACCTTGCCCTTCTCGTGTGTTTTGATATACTAGGAATTTTCATTTTGGGACATCCTCATCTTGTCCTTCTTATTCGGAATTGCAAAATCAAGTTATTG contains the following coding sequences:
- the LOC114172261 gene encoding uncharacterized protein LOC114172261, with protein sequence MKKTNGKVSAPTQNRSGQPSSIMCSPASHPSCPTRHMNSHPIKNNNEQSPPPPHMNSMLSTSKSKCLKKRLFSTTKTNSAREFEFEFINQPRNEFVHDSTSKPTPRLHSNSEGEENVDIEMQSNQSKHVSRKRSWLVNVIGTQVRKQLTLNDVWFLSPSERILVKWNSDNQPIDDSGALLNRFLGRVVRNVNAFPISYQSWRKIPNEYKEDILKKTIQAKFLVESNAHVTYILKSLNIKWSEYRQQLWQQKDDGTRNRDEIITMCAEGMNRDQWASFVDYHLNSRTKEIAQKNKDNRKKQTVPHTGGSKSIARKKDEMEQELGHKVSRGEVWIATHKHANGEFVNDGAKEIGEKIKAYETNTSSLSQDISIEDSLAHVLGSKEHCGHVRGMGLGPCPSRVF